The following are from one region of the Channa argus isolate prfri chromosome 6, Channa argus male v1.0, whole genome shotgun sequence genome:
- the coq8b gene encoding atypical kinase COQ8B, mitochondrial isoform X2: MLSEVLKVLRGAGKVGSALITTQGEQLRIMAYNSSLGPGVIIAQDVVKGLVGTIMGNSNEHQSIKEDVFPDAEGWENMDPDEAARWSVGSEFPLHTVEQSQTEFRTTAEMPTGAHPPSGPAAGGAGFAGKSVRFLHTTGGLHCCYYQTRSLHDTVVARLTPEDIKKAREAKQALVKPVKQKLSDRARERKVPATRISRLVNFGGLAVGLGIGAIAEVAKQSLGGKQKGEIGALLDSPFLSEANAERIVDTLCKVRGAALKIGQMLSIQDNSFINPQLQKIFERVRQSADFMPTWQMNKVLEEELGPGWRDKLLSFEDKPFAAASIGQVHHGVLKDGREIAIKIQYPGVAKSIHSDINNLMSVLKMSVVLPEGLFAESSLEVLQRELAWECDYNREAECAKKFRFLLEGEEFFQVPNVIDELSGMRVLAMELVHGVPLDHCVDLPQETRNQICFNILQLCLRELFEFRFMQTDPNWANFFYNSDTNKVILLDFGACRSYPESFTDDYIQAFEQAHVEAVMILGEAFASAEPFDFGTQSTTQRIQNLIPVMLRHRLTPPPEESYSLHRKMAGSFLICSKLKAHISCRDMFMDVYNAYHQRREAKQAARARA, translated from the exons ATGCTGTCAGAAGTTCTGAAGGTGCTTCGTGGGGCCGGAAAAGTAGGGTCGGCCCTCATCACCACCCAGGGAGAACAGCTTAGAATAATGGCCTACAACTCCTCCTTAGGGCCTGGAGTCATAATTGCTCAGGATGTGGTGAAAGGACTGGTTGGTACCATTATGGGCAACAGCAATGAG CACCAGTCCATAAAGGAGGATGTATTTCCAGATGCTGAAGGCTGGGAAAATATGGACCCTGATGAAGCAGCCAGATGGTCTGTGGGGTCTGAGTTTCCCCTTCATACAGTGGAGCAAAGCCAAACAGAGTTTAGAACTACAGCGGAGATGCCAACAG GAGCACATCCTCCTTCAGGGCCAGCAGCAGGGGGGGCAGGCTTTGCAGGAAAGAGTGTTCGCTTTCTCCACACCACTGGTGGCCTACACTGTTGCTACTACCAGACCAGGTCTCTTCATGACACAGTGGTGGCCAGACTCACACCAGAAGACATCAAAAAAGCCAGGGAGGCCAAACAGGCCCTGGTCAAACCTGTCAAACAGAAG ctcaGTGACCGTGCCAGAGAGAGGAAGGTACCTGCCACAAGAATCAGCAGACTGGTTAATTTTGGAG GACTGGCAGTAGGACTGGGGATCGGAGCCATTGCAGAAGTGGCAAAACAGTCACTAGGAGGCAAACAAAAAGGAG AAATTGGTGCCTTGCTAGACTCTCCATTTTTGTCTGAGGCCAATGCTGAGAGAATAGTAGACACACTGTGTAAGGTCCGTGGTGCTGCGCTCAAGATAGGACAGATGCTTAGCATTCAAG acaaCTCCTTTATTAACCCGCAGCTGCAGAAGATCTTTGAGCGTGTTCGACAGAGTGCAGACTTCATGCCTACGTGGCAAATGAAT AAAGTTCTAGAGGAGGAACTGGGACCAGGCTGGCGAGATAAGCTATTGTCTTTTGAAGACAAACCTTTTGCTGCAGCTTCCATTGGCCAGGTGCATCATGGAGTGTTAAAAGATGGTAGAGAAATAGCCATAAAAATTCAG TACCCTGGAGTGGCAAAGAGCATCCACAGTGACATAAACAACCTAATGTCTGTACTGAAGATGAGTGTAGTTCTGCCAGAAG GTTTGTTTGCAGAAAGCAGCCTAGAAGTTCTTCAGAGGGAGCTGGCTTGGGAATGCGACTATAACAGGGAAGCAGAGTGTGCCAAGAAGTTCAG GTTCTTGCTAGAGGGAGAAGAGTTTTTTCAAGTACCTAATGTGATTGATGAGTTGTCAGGAATGAGGGTTTTAGCCATGGAGCTGGTACATGGAGTTCCACTGGACCATTGCGTAGACCTGCCCCAGGAGACCAGAAACCAG ATTTGTTTCAACATCCTCCAGCTGTGTCTCAGGGAGCTGTTTGAGTTCAGGTTCATGCAGACAGATCCAAACTGGGCAAACTTCTTCTACAACTCAGACACAAACAAG GTTATTCTCTTGGACTTCGGCGCATGCAGGAGCTACCCAGAGTCATTTACAGATGACTACATACAG GCCTTTGAGCAAGCTCATGTGGAGGCAGTGATGATTCTTGGTGAAGCTTTTGCATCTGCTGAACCGTTTGACTTCGGCACCCAGAGCACCACGCAGCGCATCCAGAACCTCATCCCCGTCATGCTGCGCCACCGCCTCACCCCTCCGCCCGAGGAGTCATACTCCCTGCACCGCAAAATGGCTGGCTCCTTCCTTATCTGCTCCAAACTGAAGGCACATATTTCGTGCAGAGACATGTTTATGGATGTGTACAATGCTTACCACCAGAGAAGGGAGGCCAAGCAGGCGGCACGGGCCAGAGCTTAG
- the coq8b gene encoding atypical kinase COQ8B, mitochondrial isoform X3: protein MLSEVLKVLRGAGKVGSALITTQGEQLRIMAYNSSLGPGVIIAQDVVKGLVGTIMGNSNEHQSIKEDVFPDAEGWENMDPDEAARWSVGSEFPLHTVEQSQTEFRTTAEMPTGAHPPSGPAAGGAGFAGKSVRFLHTTGGLHCCYYQTRSLHDTVVARLTPEDIKKAREAKQALVKPVKQKLSDRARERKVPATRISRLVNFGGLAVGLGIGAIAEVAKQSLGGKQKGEIGALLDSPFLSEANAERIVDTLCKVRGAALKIGQMLSIQDNSFINPQLQKIFERVRQSADFMPTWQMNYPGVAKSIHSDINNLMSVLKMSVVLPEGLFAESSLEVLQRELAWECDYNREAECAKKFRFLLEGEEFFQVPNVIDELSGMRVLAMELVHGVPLDHCVDLPQETRNQICFNILQLCLRELFEFRFMQTDPNWANFFYNSDTNKVILLDFGACRSYPESFTDDYIQVVHAASVGDRATVLSKSKDLKFLTGFEAKAFEQAHVEAVMILGEAFASAEPFDFGTQSTTQRIQNLIPVMLRHRLTPPPEESYSLHRKMAGSFLICSKLKAHISCRDMFMDVYNAYHQRREAKQAARARA from the exons ATGCTGTCAGAAGTTCTGAAGGTGCTTCGTGGGGCCGGAAAAGTAGGGTCGGCCCTCATCACCACCCAGGGAGAACAGCTTAGAATAATGGCCTACAACTCCTCCTTAGGGCCTGGAGTCATAATTGCTCAGGATGTGGTGAAAGGACTGGTTGGTACCATTATGGGCAACAGCAATGAG CACCAGTCCATAAAGGAGGATGTATTTCCAGATGCTGAAGGCTGGGAAAATATGGACCCTGATGAAGCAGCCAGATGGTCTGTGGGGTCTGAGTTTCCCCTTCATACAGTGGAGCAAAGCCAAACAGAGTTTAGAACTACAGCGGAGATGCCAACAG GAGCACATCCTCCTTCAGGGCCAGCAGCAGGGGGGGCAGGCTTTGCAGGAAAGAGTGTTCGCTTTCTCCACACCACTGGTGGCCTACACTGTTGCTACTACCAGACCAGGTCTCTTCATGACACAGTGGTGGCCAGACTCACACCAGAAGACATCAAAAAAGCCAGGGAGGCCAAACAGGCCCTGGTCAAACCTGTCAAACAGAAG ctcaGTGACCGTGCCAGAGAGAGGAAGGTACCTGCCACAAGAATCAGCAGACTGGTTAATTTTGGAG GACTGGCAGTAGGACTGGGGATCGGAGCCATTGCAGAAGTGGCAAAACAGTCACTAGGAGGCAAACAAAAAGGAG AAATTGGTGCCTTGCTAGACTCTCCATTTTTGTCTGAGGCCAATGCTGAGAGAATAGTAGACACACTGTGTAAGGTCCGTGGTGCTGCGCTCAAGATAGGACAGATGCTTAGCATTCAAG acaaCTCCTTTATTAACCCGCAGCTGCAGAAGATCTTTGAGCGTGTTCGACAGAGTGCAGACTTCATGCCTACGTGGCAAATGAAT TACCCTGGAGTGGCAAAGAGCATCCACAGTGACATAAACAACCTAATGTCTGTACTGAAGATGAGTGTAGTTCTGCCAGAAG GTTTGTTTGCAGAAAGCAGCCTAGAAGTTCTTCAGAGGGAGCTGGCTTGGGAATGCGACTATAACAGGGAAGCAGAGTGTGCCAAGAAGTTCAG GTTCTTGCTAGAGGGAGAAGAGTTTTTTCAAGTACCTAATGTGATTGATGAGTTGTCAGGAATGAGGGTTTTAGCCATGGAGCTGGTACATGGAGTTCCACTGGACCATTGCGTAGACCTGCCCCAGGAGACCAGAAACCAG ATTTGTTTCAACATCCTCCAGCTGTGTCTCAGGGAGCTGTTTGAGTTCAGGTTCATGCAGACAGATCCAAACTGGGCAAACTTCTTCTACAACTCAGACACAAACAAG GTTATTCTCTTGGACTTCGGCGCATGCAGGAGCTACCCAGAGTCATTTACAGATGACTACATACAG GTGGTGCACGCAGCCTCTGTGGGTGATCGAGCTACTGTACTTTCCAAATCAAAGGACCTGAAATTTCTGACAGGCTTCGAAGCCAAG GCCTTTGAGCAAGCTCATGTGGAGGCAGTGATGATTCTTGGTGAAGCTTTTGCATCTGCTGAACCGTTTGACTTCGGCACCCAGAGCACCACGCAGCGCATCCAGAACCTCATCCCCGTCATGCTGCGCCACCGCCTCACCCCTCCGCCCGAGGAGTCATACTCCCTGCACCGCAAAATGGCTGGCTCCTTCCTTATCTGCTCCAAACTGAAGGCACATATTTCGTGCAGAGACATGTTTATGGATGTGTACAATGCTTACCACCAGAGAAGGGAGGCCAAGCAGGCGGCACGGGCCAGAGCTTAG
- the coq8b gene encoding atypical kinase COQ8B, mitochondrial isoform X1: protein MLSEVLKVLRGAGKVGSALITTQGEQLRIMAYNSSLGPGVIIAQDVVKGLVGTIMGNSNEHQSIKEDVFPDAEGWENMDPDEAARWSVGSEFPLHTVEQSQTEFRTTAEMPTGAHPPSGPAAGGAGFAGKSVRFLHTTGGLHCCYYQTRSLHDTVVARLTPEDIKKAREAKQALVKPVKQKLSDRARERKVPATRISRLVNFGGLAVGLGIGAIAEVAKQSLGGKQKGEIGALLDSPFLSEANAERIVDTLCKVRGAALKIGQMLSIQDNSFINPQLQKIFERVRQSADFMPTWQMNKVLEEELGPGWRDKLLSFEDKPFAAASIGQVHHGVLKDGREIAIKIQYPGVAKSIHSDINNLMSVLKMSVVLPEGLFAESSLEVLQRELAWECDYNREAECAKKFRFLLEGEEFFQVPNVIDELSGMRVLAMELVHGVPLDHCVDLPQETRNQICFNILQLCLRELFEFRFMQTDPNWANFFYNSDTNKVILLDFGACRSYPESFTDDYIQVVHAASVGDRATVLSKSKDLKFLTGFEAKAFEQAHVEAVMILGEAFASAEPFDFGTQSTTQRIQNLIPVMLRHRLTPPPEESYSLHRKMAGSFLICSKLKAHISCRDMFMDVYNAYHQRREAKQAARARA from the exons ATGCTGTCAGAAGTTCTGAAGGTGCTTCGTGGGGCCGGAAAAGTAGGGTCGGCCCTCATCACCACCCAGGGAGAACAGCTTAGAATAATGGCCTACAACTCCTCCTTAGGGCCTGGAGTCATAATTGCTCAGGATGTGGTGAAAGGACTGGTTGGTACCATTATGGGCAACAGCAATGAG CACCAGTCCATAAAGGAGGATGTATTTCCAGATGCTGAAGGCTGGGAAAATATGGACCCTGATGAAGCAGCCAGATGGTCTGTGGGGTCTGAGTTTCCCCTTCATACAGTGGAGCAAAGCCAAACAGAGTTTAGAACTACAGCGGAGATGCCAACAG GAGCACATCCTCCTTCAGGGCCAGCAGCAGGGGGGGCAGGCTTTGCAGGAAAGAGTGTTCGCTTTCTCCACACCACTGGTGGCCTACACTGTTGCTACTACCAGACCAGGTCTCTTCATGACACAGTGGTGGCCAGACTCACACCAGAAGACATCAAAAAAGCCAGGGAGGCCAAACAGGCCCTGGTCAAACCTGTCAAACAGAAG ctcaGTGACCGTGCCAGAGAGAGGAAGGTACCTGCCACAAGAATCAGCAGACTGGTTAATTTTGGAG GACTGGCAGTAGGACTGGGGATCGGAGCCATTGCAGAAGTGGCAAAACAGTCACTAGGAGGCAAACAAAAAGGAG AAATTGGTGCCTTGCTAGACTCTCCATTTTTGTCTGAGGCCAATGCTGAGAGAATAGTAGACACACTGTGTAAGGTCCGTGGTGCTGCGCTCAAGATAGGACAGATGCTTAGCATTCAAG acaaCTCCTTTATTAACCCGCAGCTGCAGAAGATCTTTGAGCGTGTTCGACAGAGTGCAGACTTCATGCCTACGTGGCAAATGAAT AAAGTTCTAGAGGAGGAACTGGGACCAGGCTGGCGAGATAAGCTATTGTCTTTTGAAGACAAACCTTTTGCTGCAGCTTCCATTGGCCAGGTGCATCATGGAGTGTTAAAAGATGGTAGAGAAATAGCCATAAAAATTCAG TACCCTGGAGTGGCAAAGAGCATCCACAGTGACATAAACAACCTAATGTCTGTACTGAAGATGAGTGTAGTTCTGCCAGAAG GTTTGTTTGCAGAAAGCAGCCTAGAAGTTCTTCAGAGGGAGCTGGCTTGGGAATGCGACTATAACAGGGAAGCAGAGTGTGCCAAGAAGTTCAG GTTCTTGCTAGAGGGAGAAGAGTTTTTTCAAGTACCTAATGTGATTGATGAGTTGTCAGGAATGAGGGTTTTAGCCATGGAGCTGGTACATGGAGTTCCACTGGACCATTGCGTAGACCTGCCCCAGGAGACCAGAAACCAG ATTTGTTTCAACATCCTCCAGCTGTGTCTCAGGGAGCTGTTTGAGTTCAGGTTCATGCAGACAGATCCAAACTGGGCAAACTTCTTCTACAACTCAGACACAAACAAG GTTATTCTCTTGGACTTCGGCGCATGCAGGAGCTACCCAGAGTCATTTACAGATGACTACATACAG GTGGTGCACGCAGCCTCTGTGGGTGATCGAGCTACTGTACTTTCCAAATCAAAGGACCTGAAATTTCTGACAGGCTTCGAAGCCAAG GCCTTTGAGCAAGCTCATGTGGAGGCAGTGATGATTCTTGGTGAAGCTTTTGCATCTGCTGAACCGTTTGACTTCGGCACCCAGAGCACCACGCAGCGCATCCAGAACCTCATCCCCGTCATGCTGCGCCACCGCCTCACCCCTCCGCCCGAGGAGTCATACTCCCTGCACCGCAAAATGGCTGGCTCCTTCCTTATCTGCTCCAAACTGAAGGCACATATTTCGTGCAGAGACATGTTTATGGATGTGTACAATGCTTACCACCAGAGAAGGGAGGCCAAGCAGGCGGCACGGGCCAGAGCTTAG
- the fbxo46 gene encoding F-box only protein 46 isoform X1, with the protein MDRDTFSHIRLWCPRPFGTYSQNKARSPCSGGSGGGGAGSPSLCKAEPSPGARRTVDGSEDGGMIVGVHEDNGEKEDVGAENTPPELELDPSSLTQSQAPPSSSAPPSPPSSGTHMEDGRVLLDTWYVIKPGNTKEKIAFFVAHQFSGAGQPRPSAMKVKGNWATDCSKAKRRRRCSSYDPPARSQSSQPHLSHDSSLAPPCDDEPQLGGVNKTDLLSVAEMIALVEQRTAMALQGIVAVHGSQHHHQPPTSTHSQVLAPHQHTLLRGTVSDPTPMVFVSDSSNSKPSKEAQESSSPIHTDQELEEQQESCRVAQAIAHFESQNLQNRLHLDADSRIESSNQDRERECRRGGESGIVTPPPPPSHSHGEVRIAFRVSNLDPRSQLEPAGRSRCMFMSCGGGGNQAAARSKEKITCDLYQLVTPSSRDPGSLLLAATTAAPKPDGDHHPDRPACGSPDTTQELSSGEKKSVGVGRERVTGFHVEVVVTGAVDQCVFYGKDSTENVQEETVCFAMPSGGGSGGVSSSTDPTSDDPPPGQLFFLQPPRGPEDDVKATGSGNGSGMCSLDCTNNNGPGPGVAVGSGEQVTRPDSPSVGEDCSDPSLCRLYRHVSHDFLEIRFQIQRLLEPRQYMLLLPDHIMVNIFSYLPTRSLAALKCTCHYFKVLIETYGVRAVDSRWNQDPLYRDDPCKQCKRQYERGDVSLCRWHPKPYHHDLPYGRSYWMCCRRTDKDTPGCRIGLHDNNWVQQPADGSQPIRTKREERREEARVDPNLADQP; encoded by the exons ATGGACCGAGACACCTTCTCCCACATCCGCCTATGGTGCCCACGCCCCTTTGGCACCTACTCCCAGAACAAAGCAAGGAGCCCATGTTCAGGGGGCAGTGGTGGTGGCGGGGCAGGTTCCCCTTCCCTCTGCAAGGCTGAGCCCTCTCCAGGTGCCAGAAGGACAGTAGATGGAAGTGAAGATGGAGGGATGATAGTGGGTGTGCATGAAGATAATGGTGAAAAGGAGGATGTGGGTGCAGAGAACACTCCACCTGAATTGGAACTCGACCCCAGCTCGCTGACACAAAGCCAGGCTCCTCCATCCTCTTCGGCTCCTCCCTCACCACCCTCCTCTGGCACCCACATGGAAGATGGCCGTGTGCTGTTAGACACCTGGTATGTCATTAAACCAGGCAACACCAAGGAAAAGATTGCTTTCTTTGTCGCACATCAGTTCAGTGGAGCTGGCCAGCCCAGACCCAGTGCCATGAAG GTCAAAGGTAACTGGGCAACTGATTGCAGTAAAGCTAAAAGACGAAGACGATGTTCCTCCTATGACCCTCCAGCACGCTCCCAATCCTCACAGCCACACCTGAGCCATGACTCCTCCCTTGCACCTCCCTGCGATGATGAGCCACAATTAGGAGGAGTGAATAAAACTGACCTCCTTTCAGTGGCTGAGATGATTGCCTTGGTTGAGCAGAGAACTGCCATGGCCCTCCAGGGGATTGTGGCTGTTCATGGGAGCCAGCACCATCACCAGCCCCCTACTAGCACTCACAGTCAGGTCCTTGCCCCCCACCAGCACACACTTCTCCGGGGCACAGTGTCAGACCCAACACCCATGGTGTTTGTGTCAGACAGTTCTAATAGCAAGCCCTCCAAAGAGGCCCAGGAATCATCATCTCCCATTCATACAGACcaggagctggaggagcagcaggagtcATGCAGGGTAGCCCAGGCTATTGCACACTTTGAGTCCCAGAACCTGCAGAATCGGCTCCATCTTGACGCTGATTCGAGAATAGAGTCCTCTAATcaagacagagaaagggagtgTAGAAGAGGAGGGGAGTCTGGCATTGTtacccctcctccacctcctagTCACAGTCATGGTGAGGTTAGGATAGCTTTCAGAGTATCAAACCTAGACCCTCGGTCTCAATTGGAGCCAGCTGGTAGGTCCCGCTGTATGTTTATGAGTTGCGGTGGTGGAGGTAACCAGGCAGCAGCCAGGTCCAAAGAGAAAATCACCTGTGACCTCTACCAGCTCGTAACCCCCTCATCAAGAGACCCCGGTAGTCTGCTGCTTGCTGCTACAACTGCTGCTCCAAAACCAGATGGAGACCATCACCCAGACAGGCCAGCGTGTGGAAGCCCAGACACAACCCAGGAGCTTTCCTCAGGAGAGAAGAAATCTGTGGGTGTGGGAAGGGAGCGAGTGACTGGTTTCCATGTGGAGGTCGTGGTGACAGGTGCTGTGGATCAGTGTGTATTTTATGGCAAGGACAGTACAGAGAATGTACAGGAGGAGACTGTGTGTTTTGCTATGCCTAGTGGGGGGGGGAGTGGTGGTGTAAGTAGCTCTACTGACCCTACATCAGATGATCCTCCTCCTGGACAGCTATTCTTCCTCCAGCCTCCTCGGGGCCCAGAAGATGATGTAAAAGCAACAGGCTCTGGCAATGGGTCAGGAATGTGCTCTTTGGACTGTACCAACAATAATGGCCCTGGGCCGGGGGTGGCAGTGGGCTCAGGGGAGCAAGTAACTCGACCAGACTCTCCTAGCGTTGGGGAGGACTGTTCAGACCCTTCGCTGTGTCGCCTCTATCGCCACGTGTCCCATGATTTCCTAGAGATTCGCTTTCAAATTCAGCGCCTACTTGAACCCCGTCAgtacatgctgctgctgccggACCACATCATGGTCAACATCTTCAGCTATCTGCCAACACGCTCGCTGGCAGCTCTCAAGTGCACCTGCCACTACTTTAAGGTTTTGATTGAGACATATGGTGTGCGGGCAGTGGATTCACGCTGGAATCAAGATCCTCTGTACAGGGATGACCCCTGCAAGCAGTGTAAGCGGCAATATGAGCGTGGGGACGTTTCCTTGTGCCGTTGGCACCCCAAACCTTACCACCACGACCTGCCTTATGGACGTTCCTACTGGATGTGCTGCCGCCGTACAGACAAGGACACACCGGGCTGCCGTATTGGGCTCCATGATAACAACTGGGTCCAGCAGCCTGCTGATGGCTCTCAGCCCATTCGCACCAAGCgggaggaaaggagggaggaggcCAG AGTGGACCCTAACCTTGCTGACCAGCCATAA
- the fbxo46 gene encoding F-box only protein 46 isoform X2, translating to MDRDTFSHIRLWCPRPFGTYSQNKARSPCSGGSGGGGAGSPSLCKAEPSPGARRTVDGSEDGGMIVGVHEDNGEKEDVGAENTPPELELDPSSLTQSQAPPSSSAPPSPPSSGTHMEDGRVLLDTWYVIKPGNTKEKIAFFVAHQFSGAGQPRPSAMKVKGNWATDCSKAKRRRRCSSYDPPARSQSSQPHLSHDSSLAPPCDDEPQLGGVNKTDLLSVAEMIALVEQRTAMALQGIVAVHGSQHHHQPPTSTHSQVLAPHQHTLLRGTVSDPTPMVFVSDSSNSKPSKEAQESSSPIHTDQELEEQQESCRVAQAIAHFESQNLQNRLHLDADSRIESSNQDRERECRRGGESGIVTPPPPPSHSHGEVRIAFRVSNLDPRSQLEPAGRSRCMFMSCGGGGNQAAARSKEKITCDLYQLVTPSSRDPGSLLLAATTAAPKPDGDHHPDRPACGSPDTTQELSSGEKKSVGVGRERVTGFHVEVVVTGAVDQCVFYGKDSTENVQEETVCFAMPSGGGSGGVSSSTDPTSDDPPPGQLFFLQPPRGPEDDVKATGSGNGSGMCSLDCTNNNGPGPGVAVGSGEQVTRPDSPSVGEDCSDPSLCRLYRHVSHDFLEIRFQIQRLLEPRQYMLLLPDHIMVNIFSYLPTRSLAALKCTCHYFKVLIETYGVRAVDSRWNQDPLYRDDPCKQCKRQYERGDVSLCRWHPKPYHHDLPYGRSYWMCCRRTDKDTPGCRIGLHDNNWVQQPADGSQPIRTKREERREEAR from the exons ATGGACCGAGACACCTTCTCCCACATCCGCCTATGGTGCCCACGCCCCTTTGGCACCTACTCCCAGAACAAAGCAAGGAGCCCATGTTCAGGGGGCAGTGGTGGTGGCGGGGCAGGTTCCCCTTCCCTCTGCAAGGCTGAGCCCTCTCCAGGTGCCAGAAGGACAGTAGATGGAAGTGAAGATGGAGGGATGATAGTGGGTGTGCATGAAGATAATGGTGAAAAGGAGGATGTGGGTGCAGAGAACACTCCACCTGAATTGGAACTCGACCCCAGCTCGCTGACACAAAGCCAGGCTCCTCCATCCTCTTCGGCTCCTCCCTCACCACCCTCCTCTGGCACCCACATGGAAGATGGCCGTGTGCTGTTAGACACCTGGTATGTCATTAAACCAGGCAACACCAAGGAAAAGATTGCTTTCTTTGTCGCACATCAGTTCAGTGGAGCTGGCCAGCCCAGACCCAGTGCCATGAAG GTCAAAGGTAACTGGGCAACTGATTGCAGTAAAGCTAAAAGACGAAGACGATGTTCCTCCTATGACCCTCCAGCACGCTCCCAATCCTCACAGCCACACCTGAGCCATGACTCCTCCCTTGCACCTCCCTGCGATGATGAGCCACAATTAGGAGGAGTGAATAAAACTGACCTCCTTTCAGTGGCTGAGATGATTGCCTTGGTTGAGCAGAGAACTGCCATGGCCCTCCAGGGGATTGTGGCTGTTCATGGGAGCCAGCACCATCACCAGCCCCCTACTAGCACTCACAGTCAGGTCCTTGCCCCCCACCAGCACACACTTCTCCGGGGCACAGTGTCAGACCCAACACCCATGGTGTTTGTGTCAGACAGTTCTAATAGCAAGCCCTCCAAAGAGGCCCAGGAATCATCATCTCCCATTCATACAGACcaggagctggaggagcagcaggagtcATGCAGGGTAGCCCAGGCTATTGCACACTTTGAGTCCCAGAACCTGCAGAATCGGCTCCATCTTGACGCTGATTCGAGAATAGAGTCCTCTAATcaagacagagaaagggagtgTAGAAGAGGAGGGGAGTCTGGCATTGTtacccctcctccacctcctagTCACAGTCATGGTGAGGTTAGGATAGCTTTCAGAGTATCAAACCTAGACCCTCGGTCTCAATTGGAGCCAGCTGGTAGGTCCCGCTGTATGTTTATGAGTTGCGGTGGTGGAGGTAACCAGGCAGCAGCCAGGTCCAAAGAGAAAATCACCTGTGACCTCTACCAGCTCGTAACCCCCTCATCAAGAGACCCCGGTAGTCTGCTGCTTGCTGCTACAACTGCTGCTCCAAAACCAGATGGAGACCATCACCCAGACAGGCCAGCGTGTGGAAGCCCAGACACAACCCAGGAGCTTTCCTCAGGAGAGAAGAAATCTGTGGGTGTGGGAAGGGAGCGAGTGACTGGTTTCCATGTGGAGGTCGTGGTGACAGGTGCTGTGGATCAGTGTGTATTTTATGGCAAGGACAGTACAGAGAATGTACAGGAGGAGACTGTGTGTTTTGCTATGCCTAGTGGGGGGGGGAGTGGTGGTGTAAGTAGCTCTACTGACCCTACATCAGATGATCCTCCTCCTGGACAGCTATTCTTCCTCCAGCCTCCTCGGGGCCCAGAAGATGATGTAAAAGCAACAGGCTCTGGCAATGGGTCAGGAATGTGCTCTTTGGACTGTACCAACAATAATGGCCCTGGGCCGGGGGTGGCAGTGGGCTCAGGGGAGCAAGTAACTCGACCAGACTCTCCTAGCGTTGGGGAGGACTGTTCAGACCCTTCGCTGTGTCGCCTCTATCGCCACGTGTCCCATGATTTCCTAGAGATTCGCTTTCAAATTCAGCGCCTACTTGAACCCCGTCAgtacatgctgctgctgccggACCACATCATGGTCAACATCTTCAGCTATCTGCCAACACGCTCGCTGGCAGCTCTCAAGTGCACCTGCCACTACTTTAAGGTTTTGATTGAGACATATGGTGTGCGGGCAGTGGATTCACGCTGGAATCAAGATCCTCTGTACAGGGATGACCCCTGCAAGCAGTGTAAGCGGCAATATGAGCGTGGGGACGTTTCCTTGTGCCGTTGGCACCCCAAACCTTACCACCACGACCTGCCTTATGGACGTTCCTACTGGATGTGCTGCCGCCGTACAGACAAGGACACACCGGGCTGCCGTATTGGGCTCCATGATAACAACTGGGTCCAGCAGCCTGCTGATGGCTCTCAGCCCATTCGCACCAAGCgggaggaaaggagggaggaggcCAGGTAG